One Dokdonia sp. Dokd-P16 genomic window carries:
- the mutL gene encoding DNA mismatch repair endonuclease MutL produces the protein MADIIKLLPDHVANQIAAGEVVQRPASVVKELLENAIDAGASTIKLIVKDAGKTLIQIIDDGKGMSDTDARMSFERHATSKITTADDLFNLNTKGFRGEALASIAAVAHVELKTRPEGAEVGTRIEIEGSKINAQEVCATPKGTSLSVKNLFFNIPARRNFLKSNSVELRHVIDEFQRVSLAHPDIAFAMYHNEGELFQLPQGNLKQRIVAIFGGKTNEKLVPVQEETDILTINGFVVKPEFSKKTRGEQFFFVNDRFIKSPYLNHAVTAAFDGLLPDRARASYFLYLKVDPSTIDINIHPTKTEIKFDDEHALYAMLRSTIKHSLGQFSIAPVLDFNRDSELDTPYDYKNKGIVTPKIEVDRTFNPFENVAPPKRGAQRPEFEKPSAAGWENMYEGMESQATATSTMTFEKEVSTPDMFESGLNGAKHSTPTSSSQNESSTYQLNNKYIVSTIKSGMVIIDQHRAHQRVLYEEFLRNITVKESVSQQLLFPLTLAYSTTELALIEELKAGLENTGFIFGTISGDILEINGIPTSITESQVPVVIDQLLSDLENEVPDSGFSQTDTLAKSMAKSLAVKGGVSLDSASREHLVNSLFACKEPSISPTNRKTFVTMTSEDLERKFK, from the coding sequence ATGGCAGACATTATTAAACTCTTACCCGATCACGTAGCAAACCAGATCGCTGCGGGAGAAGTTGTGCAACGTCCAGCTTCTGTGGTTAAGGAATTACTTGAGAATGCTATAGATGCAGGAGCGTCTACCATTAAACTTATAGTAAAAGATGCTGGTAAAACCCTAATCCAGATTATAGATGATGGAAAAGGAATGAGTGATACCGATGCTCGCATGAGTTTTGAACGTCACGCGACATCTAAGATTACTACAGCAGATGATTTATTCAATTTAAACACAAAAGGTTTTCGTGGGGAAGCACTCGCATCTATTGCGGCAGTTGCTCACGTAGAACTTAAGACGCGTCCAGAAGGAGCAGAGGTAGGAACGCGCATAGAGATAGAAGGTAGTAAAATTAATGCACAAGAGGTTTGTGCTACGCCTAAGGGAACTTCGCTTTCTGTAAAAAATCTATTTTTTAATATCCCAGCGAGACGTAATTTTTTAAAATCTAATAGTGTTGAGCTACGTCATGTAATTGACGAGTTTCAACGAGTTTCACTAGCACATCCAGATATTGCTTTTGCAATGTATCACAATGAGGGCGAGTTGTTTCAATTACCACAAGGGAATCTCAAACAACGTATTGTGGCTATTTTTGGAGGTAAGACTAATGAGAAATTAGTTCCTGTTCAAGAAGAGACAGACATTCTTACCATAAACGGATTTGTAGTAAAACCTGAGTTTTCTAAGAAGACACGAGGGGAGCAGTTTTTCTTTGTAAATGATCGCTTTATAAAAAGTCCATATCTTAATCATGCTGTAACGGCAGCTTTTGATGGACTTTTGCCAGATAGAGCGAGAGCAAGTTACTTTTTATATTTAAAGGTAGATCCAAGTACGATTGATATCAATATACACCCTACCAAGACAGAGATAAAGTTTGATGATGAGCATGCATTATATGCAATGCTGCGTAGTACCATCAAGCATAGTTTAGGGCAATTTAGTATTGCGCCGGTGCTCGATTTTAATCGCGATAGCGAACTTGATACTCCTTATGATTATAAAAACAAGGGTATTGTAACGCCTAAGATAGAAGTAGACCGAACATTTAATCCTTTTGAAAACGTAGCACCACCAAAACGTGGAGCGCAACGTCCAGAATTTGAGAAACCTAGTGCTGCTGGGTGGGAGAATATGTATGAAGGGATGGAATCTCAGGCAACTGCAACAAGTACGATGACTTTTGAGAAAGAGGTGAGTACTCCAGATATGTTTGAGAGCGGACTTAATGGTGCTAAGCATAGTACCCCGACTTCGTCTTCTCAAAATGAATCATCTACCTATCAACTTAATAATAAGTATATAGTTAGTACCATCAAAAGTGGGATGGTGATTATAGATCAGCATAGAGCGCACCAGCGTGTCCTTTATGAAGAGTTCTTGCGCAACATCACGGTAAAGGAATCTGTAAGTCAGCAGTTGTTATTTCCTTTAACGCTAGCTTACAGTACTACAGAGCTAGCGCTTATAGAAGAACTCAAAGCTGGTCTAGAAAACACAGGTTTTATCTTTGGGACTATAAGCGGAGATATTCTTGAAATAAACGGAATTCCTACTTCTATCACAGAGAGCCAAGTGCCAGTGGTAATAGATCAATTATTAAGTGATCTTGAAAATGAGGTGCCAGATAGTGGCTTTAGTCAAACGGATACACTAGCCAAGAGTATGGCAAAAAGTCTAGCTGTAAAAGGTGGCGTTTCATTAGATAGTGCATCTAGAGAGCATCTAGTAAATAGCCTTTTTGCTTGTAAAGAACCGAGTATTTCACCTACTAATCGCAAGACGTTTGTGACAATGACAAGTGAAGACTTAGAAAGAAAATTTAAGTAG
- a CDS encoding tetratricopeptide repeat protein gives MATYNKRGYKSKTKPEKEEVEEFIDDSESTTAEVFGSLDEGANKAEEWFEKNQKPVIGVIIAILVIALLYLAYSKFVAEPARAEAANELVVAQESFTTALEATNTSVKDSLYMVALNGKNGKYGLLDVADNYGGTPSGNLAHYYAGMSYLEIKDYQNAITHLQDFSSDDKMLAPLAKGAIGDAFMQLGQADEALDYYEKAAGMNANDFTTPRFLFKAGVAAIDLGKMDAAVKHLTRIKEEYATSEYASQVDLYLGRAQAAK, from the coding sequence ATGGCAACATATAATAAAAGAGGATATAAATCGAAAACAAAGCCTGAAAAGGAAGAAGTTGAAGAGTTTATAGATGATAGCGAAAGCACAACGGCTGAAGTCTTTGGATCACTAGATGAAGGAGCGAATAAAGCAGAGGAGTGGTTTGAAAAAAACCAAAAACCTGTAATAGGAGTTATCATAGCTATCCTTGTGATTGCTTTATTGTACCTAGCATACAGTAAATTTGTTGCAGAACCTGCAAGAGCAGAAGCAGCAAATGAGCTTGTAGTTGCTCAAGAAAGTTTTACAACAGCACTGGAAGCAACAAATACTTCTGTTAAAGATTCACTATACATGGTGGCACTTAATGGAAAGAACGGTAAGTACGGTCTTCTAGATGTAGCAGATAACTATGGAGGTACTCCTTCTGGTAACCTTGCTCACTATTATGCTGGGATGTCTTACCTTGAAATTAAAGATTATCAAAATGCAATTACTCACTTGCAAGATTTTTCTAGTGATGATAAAATGCTAGCGCCACTTGCAAAAGGAGCAATAGGTGATGCATTCATGCAACTAGGTCAAGCAGATGAGGCTCTTGATTATTATGAGAAAGCAGCAGGGATGAACGCAAATGACTTTACAACACCACGTTTCTTATTTAAAGCAGGTGTAGCAGCAATCGATCTAGGAAAGATGGATGCAGCAGTGAAGCATCTTACTCGTATTAAAGAAGAGTATGCAACATCTGAGTATGCAAGTCAAGTAGACTTATACTTAGGTCGCGCGCAAGCAGCAAAATAA
- the recF gene encoding DNA replication/repair protein RecF (All proteins in this family for which functions are known are DNA-binding proteins that assist the filamentation of RecA onto DNA for the initiation of recombination or recombinational repair.) yields the protein MILKSLSLINYKNFESKDFTFDAKINCFVGNNGVGKTNILDAIYHLSFGKSYFNPVTSQNINHNADFFVVNGVYDKDNREEKVVVSAKKGSKKVIKRNAKVYERFADHIGFLPLVIISPADRDLITEGSDTRRKFIDGVISQSDKSYLSNLLGYTKILTQRNALLKYFAANSTFNADTLAVYNEQLEGFGTPIFEKRKQFLERFAPIFNERYKAISGGTEHVTLTYSSTLSDMPLKHSLTNSLAKDRSLQYTSVGIHKDDLQFEINGHPVKKFGSQGQQKSYLIALKLAQFDFIKQESGTTPLLLLDDIFDKLDESRVQHIIELVNTNDFGQLFISDTHPERTESVVKNIHQSYELFHLERAL from the coding sequence ATGATTCTGAAATCTCTCTCTCTTATCAACTACAAGAATTTTGAGTCCAAGGACTTTACCTTTGATGCAAAAATAAATTGTTTCGTCGGAAATAACGGCGTGGGGAAGACTAATATACTCGATGCGATTTACCACTTATCCTTTGGTAAAAGCTACTTTAATCCGGTTACTAGTCAGAACATAAATCACAATGCAGACTTCTTTGTGGTTAATGGAGTTTACGACAAAGATAACCGAGAAGAGAAAGTTGTTGTAAGTGCAAAAAAAGGCAGCAAGAAAGTTATAAAACGCAATGCTAAGGTATACGAACGCTTTGCAGATCACATAGGTTTCTTACCACTTGTCATTATTTCTCCTGCAGATAGAGATCTAATTACCGAAGGAAGCGACACCCGTCGTAAATTTATAGACGGCGTAATCTCACAAAGTGACAAAAGTTACCTGTCTAACCTACTAGGATATACCAAAATACTTACCCAAAGAAATGCGCTGCTCAAATATTTTGCAGCAAATAGCACCTTTAATGCAGATACACTCGCTGTTTACAATGAACAACTAGAAGGCTTTGGAACTCCTATTTTTGAAAAGCGTAAACAGTTTTTAGAACGTTTTGCTCCTATATTTAACGAGCGCTACAAAGCGATAAGTGGCGGCACAGAGCATGTGACACTTACCTACAGCAGTACACTGAGTGACATGCCGCTCAAGCACTCTCTTACTAATTCGCTAGCAAAAGATCGATCCTTGCAATACACAAGCGTAGGTATTCATAAAGATGATCTCCAATTTGAAATTAACGGTCATCCCGTAAAGAAATTTGGAAGTCAAGGTCAGCAAAAATCATATCTCATTGCCTTAAAACTAGCGCAGTTTGACTTTATAAAACAAGAAAGTGGCACCACGCCGCTACTGCTACTTGATGATATTTTTGACAAGCTAGATGAAAGCCGCGTGCAACATATCATCGAACTAGTAAACACCAATGATTTTGGCCAACTATTTATAAGTGACACCCATCCGGAACGTACAGAAAGTGTGGTTAAAAATATTCATCAGAGTTATGAGCTTTTTCATCTGGAACGCGCTCTATAA
- the ribH gene encoding 6,7-dimethyl-8-ribityllumazine synthase produces the protein MATAGNNLSAYDKATIPNSKDFKFGIVVSEWNDEITEGLFKGAFDALKDCGAINDNIVRWNVPGAFELIYGAKKMTQAYDMLDAVIVIGTVIQGETKHFDFVCEGVTQGIKDLNLQQDIPVIFCVLTDNNIEQSRARSGGIHGNKGTEAAIAAIKMAQLRKDAKF, from the coding sequence ATGGCAACAGCAGGTAACAACCTCTCGGCCTATGATAAAGCAACCATCCCAAACTCGAAAGACTTCAAGTTTGGGATTGTTGTTTCTGAGTGGAACGATGAGATCACAGAAGGACTCTTTAAAGGCGCATTTGACGCTTTAAAGGATTGTGGGGCAATTAACGACAATATTGTACGCTGGAATGTTCCAGGAGCCTTTGAGCTCATCTATGGAGCTAAAAAGATGACACAGGCATATGACATGCTAGATGCTGTTATCGTTATCGGTACCGTGATTCAAGGTGAGACTAAGCATTTTGATTTCGTATGCGAGGGAGTGACTCAAGGAATTAAGGACCTGAACTTGCAACAAGATATTCCTGTGATTTTCTGTGTACTTACAGATAATAACATAGAGCAGTCTAGAGCTCGTAGTGGCGGTATACACGGCAATAAAGGAACAGAAGCAGCAATTGCAGCTATAAAAATGGCGCAATTGAGAAAAGATGCAAAGTTCTAA
- a CDS encoding SDR family oxidoreductase, giving the protein MKILLTGANGYIGMRLLSMLLEAKHEVICAVRNEARLSVSKKIREQITVVEIDFLDEPDISKIPIDIDAAYYLLHSMSSSTSDFDEKEELSAINFNKYIAPTNCKQVIYLGGIANDKTLSKHLKSRQNVETTLRKGKAALTVLRAGIIVGSGSSSFEIIRDLCEKLPVMITPKWVQTKCQPIAIRNVMQYLTGVLGNEQTYNDQFDIGGPDVLTYRDMMQRYAKVRGLKLYILTVPVMSPKISSYWLYFITSTSYKLALNLVDSMKIEVVSKDTRLQDLLQITPISYEEAINLAFAKIEQNQVASSWKDSLVSGRLKTNLEEYIQVPIYGCLKDKQTIQLKDKELALENIWAIGGDRGWYYADWLWKIRGYIDKLAGGVGLRRGRTHSNKIYTGDVLDFWRVLLASKEEPRLLLFAEMRVPGEAWLEFTIDENDVLHQTATFRPKGLFGRLYWYSMLPFHYFIFGGMIRNIATKRFK; this is encoded by the coding sequence ATGAAAATCTTACTCACAGGAGCAAATGGCTATATCGGGATGCGCCTACTCTCCATGTTACTAGAAGCAAAGCACGAGGTTATTTGCGCGGTGCGCAATGAAGCTAGACTTTCTGTATCAAAAAAAATAAGAGAGCAAATCACCGTTGTAGAAATTGACTTTCTAGACGAACCAGATATTTCAAAAATACCAATAGACATAGATGCAGCTTATTACTTGCTCCATTCCATGAGCTCAAGTACGTCAGATTTTGACGAGAAAGAAGAACTTTCGGCAATAAACTTCAATAAGTACATCGCTCCCACAAATTGCAAGCAAGTCATTTATCTAGGCGGTATTGCAAATGATAAAACGCTAAGCAAGCACTTAAAATCGAGACAAAATGTAGAGACTACATTGCGCAAAGGTAAAGCCGCGCTTACCGTATTGAGAGCAGGAATTATAGTAGGTTCTGGAAGCTCATCTTTTGAAATCATAAGAGATTTATGTGAGAAGTTACCAGTGATGATTACTCCAAAATGGGTGCAAACCAAATGCCAACCCATAGCCATACGTAATGTAATGCAATACCTCACAGGCGTACTAGGTAACGAGCAAACATATAATGACCAGTTTGATATAGGCGGTCCAGATGTACTCACGTATCGCGACATGATGCAACGATATGCAAAAGTGCGCGGCTTGAAATTATACATACTGACCGTACCAGTTATGAGTCCAAAAATATCCTCTTACTGGTTGTATTTTATAACCTCTACATCTTATAAACTTGCACTCAATCTCGTAGATAGCATGAAAATAGAGGTAGTCTCAAAAGATACGAGGCTACAAGATTTACTACAGATAACGCCTATTTCTTATGAGGAGGCTATTAATTTGGCTTTCGCCAAAATTGAACAAAACCAAGTAGCCAGCTCGTGGAAAGATAGCCTCGTAAGTGGCCGACTCAAAACGAACCTAGAAGAATACATACAAGTACCTATATATGGGTGCCTCAAAGACAAACAAACTATACAGCTTAAAGACAAAGAACTTGCTCTAGAAAATATCTGGGCGATAGGTGGTGACAGAGGCTGGTATTATGCAGACTGGCTCTGGAAAATACGCGGGTATATAGACAAACTTGCAGGCGGGGTAGGCTTGCGCCGAGGGAGAACGCATAGCAATAAGATTTACACCGGCGATGTACTTGACTTCTGGAGAGTTTTACTAGCAAGTAAAGAAGAACCCAGATTACTACTCTTTGCCGAAATGAGAGTGCCTGGCGAAGCCTGGCTAGAGTTTACTATAGATGAAAACGACGTATTGCATCAAACAGCAACCTTTAGACCTAAAGGATTGTTTGGCAGATTATACTGGTACAGTATGCTCCCATTTCACTACTTTATTTTTGGAGGTATGATTAGAAATATAGCTACTAAAAGATTTAAGTAG
- the argS gene encoding arginine--tRNA ligase — MSLQSTIETHVKAAVSQLFNATLPEVEFQATRKEFEGDITVVVFPMLRVVKGNPVQIGTQIGEYLVENVAEITAFNVVKGFLNLVIADSFYMSSFADIQAAENFGRTPEAGKAVMVEYSSPNTNKPLHLGHVRNVLLGYSVSEIIKAAGSKVYKTQIINDRGIHICKSMLAWERFGNGETPESTGLKGDKLVGNYYVKFDQEYKKQIADLIAAGKTEEEAKKEAPLILEAQEMLRMWEAGDAEVVALWKKMNEWVYAGFEVTYKNIGVDFDSYYYESNTYLLGKDNIEEGLAKGVFEKDPDGSVWCDLTEDGLDRKIVLRADGTAVYMTQDIGTAIQRVKDHPDVGGMIYTVGNEQDYHFQVLFLILKKLGYDWAENLFHLSYGMVDLPSGKMKSREGTVVDADDLINEVAQTAGEISEELGKLEGYSDEEKKALYKTIGLGALKYYILKVDPKKRILFDPKESVDFQGNTGPFIQYTYVRIQAILRKAKEMGVPVEVAQERTLHPKEKELLKIIQEYPATIQLAAAQKSPAIIANYTYDLVKEYNSFFQQVQILGTDNIEDQSFRVALSKEVGQVIESAFNLLGIEVPERM, encoded by the coding sequence ATGTCTTTACAATCTACTATTGAAACTCACGTAAAAGCCGCAGTAAGCCAACTATTCAACGCAACGCTTCCTGAAGTGGAATTTCAAGCTACTCGAAAAGAATTTGAAGGAGATATTACAGTAGTAGTATTCCCGATGCTTAGAGTGGTAAAAGGAAACCCTGTGCAAATAGGGACGCAAATAGGAGAATATCTTGTGGAGAATGTGGCAGAGATCACTGCGTTTAATGTGGTTAAAGGTTTCTTGAACCTTGTTATTGCAGATAGCTTTTACATGTCTTCATTTGCAGACATACAAGCAGCCGAAAATTTTGGAAGAACTCCAGAAGCTGGAAAGGCAGTAATGGTGGAGTACTCATCTCCTAACACAAATAAGCCACTTCACTTAGGTCACGTACGTAATGTATTATTAGGATACTCTGTGTCTGAAATTATTAAAGCTGCAGGATCAAAAGTGTATAAAACACAGATTATTAATGATCGTGGGATTCATATTTGTAAATCTATGCTTGCTTGGGAGCGTTTTGGTAATGGTGAGACGCCAGAGTCGACGGGTCTTAAAGGAGATAAGTTGGTCGGGAATTATTATGTGAAGTTTGACCAAGAATATAAAAAGCAAATAGCAGATTTAATTGCTGCAGGAAAAACTGAAGAAGAAGCAAAGAAGGAAGCACCGCTTATTCTTGAAGCACAAGAAATGCTGCGCATGTGGGAAGCTGGAGATGCTGAGGTTGTTGCCTTGTGGAAGAAGATGAACGAGTGGGTATATGCTGGTTTTGAGGTGACGTATAAAAATATAGGAGTAGATTTTGATAGTTATTATTATGAGAGTAACACATATCTACTTGGGAAAGATAATATAGAAGAAGGTCTTGCAAAGGGAGTTTTTGAGAAAGATCCAGATGGTTCTGTATGGTGTGACCTTACAGAAGATGGACTGGATAGAAAAATTGTATTGCGTGCAGATGGTACAGCAGTATATATGACGCAAGATATAGGAACTGCAATACAACGTGTAAAAGACCATCCAGATGTAGGTGGTATGATTTATACCGTAGGTAACGAGCAGGATTACCACTTTCAAGTATTGTTTTTAATACTTAAAAAGTTAGGATACGACTGGGCAGAAAACCTATTCCACCTAAGTTATGGAATGGTAGATCTTCCTTCTGGAAAAATGAAATCTCGTGAAGGTACCGTAGTAGATGCAGATGATCTTATTAATGAGGTTGCACAAACAGCAGGAGAAATCTCTGAGGAATTAGGTAAGCTAGAAGGCTACTCTGACGAAGAGAAGAAAGCGCTTTATAAGACAATAGGTCTTGGAGCTCTTAAATATTACATATTAAAAGTAGATCCTAAGAAGCGTATTTTATTTGACCCTAAGGAATCTGTAGACTTTCAAGGGAATACAGGTCCATTTATTCAATATACTTACGTACGTATCCAAGCAATCTTGCGTAAAGCAAAAGAGATGGGTGTCCCTGTGGAAGTTGCTCAGGAGAGAACATTGCATCCTAAAGAAAAAGAATTGCTTAAGATTATTCAAGAATATCCTGCAACCATACAGCTTGCTGCAGCACAGAAGAGTCCTGCAATCATAGCCAACTATACCTATGATTTAGTTAAAGAATATAACTCATTCTTCCAGCAAGTACAGATTCTAGGTACAGATAATATAGAGGATCAAAGTTTCCGTGTAGCGCTAAGTAAAGAAGTAGGGCAGGTTATAGAAAGTGCCTTTAATTTACTTGGGATTGAGGTTCCAGAACGTATGTAG
- a CDS encoding DUF721 domain-containing protein: protein MAKRNTDPISISQALGEFVEKNKLNKGMDKVDVAGAWFALNPAFETYTTSIRFERETLFVNLSSSVFREELSYGKEKILKMINEEIGREVVKKIVLR from the coding sequence ATGGCAAAAAGAAACACAGACCCTATATCTATAAGTCAAGCCTTAGGAGAATTTGTTGAAAAGAATAAACTCAACAAAGGAATGGATAAGGTAGATGTTGCTGGTGCATGGTTTGCACTCAATCCTGCTTTTGAGACCTACACTACTTCCATACGCTTTGAGAGGGAAACACTATTTGTAAACCTAAGCTCTTCTGTTTTTAGAGAAGAATTGTCTTATGGAAAGGAAAAAATACTCAAAATGATCAATGAAGAAATAGGTAGAGAGGTTGTAAAAAAGATTGTGTTGCGGTAA
- a CDS encoding rhomboid family intramembrane serine protease, which translates to MANTSLAYKYSTANIAIKLIVINVAVYLLFNIVPWISGLGSDFFSRYFVLPSDFVRFLQQPWSILTYAFLHAGFGHLFWNMVWLYVFSRFVLNIFSEKKFIAIYLLGAIAGGTLFALLYNVLPAFRGTGVLLGASAAVNAIVVFIGTYTPNAEIRIFTFNIKLWWIAVFVVLRDLLMLDSGNAGGLISHLGGAAFGFIYAKQLLKGNDIGLWFEKIMDSVTSWFTKTPKKEKKSPLRTVHRTAKNAGSKTRSTATGSKSEQQQRIDAILDKISKSGYDSLSKAEKDFLFKAGKE; encoded by the coding sequence ATGGCAAATACATCACTAGCATATAAATATAGTACCGCAAACATTGCAATCAAATTGATTGTAATCAATGTAGCTGTGTACTTACTTTTTAATATCGTTCCATGGATATCTGGTTTAGGATCAGATTTCTTTAGTAGATACTTTGTATTGCCATCAGACTTTGTGAGATTCTTACAGCAGCCGTGGAGTATACTTACGTATGCTTTTTTACATGCTGGTTTTGGACATCTATTCTGGAATATGGTCTGGCTTTATGTTTTCTCAAGGTTTGTATTAAACATTTTTTCTGAAAAGAAATTTATAGCAATTTACCTCTTAGGAGCTATCGCTGGAGGAACACTTTTTGCATTATTATATAATGTACTTCCGGCATTTAGAGGAACAGGTGTGTTACTAGGTGCGAGTGCAGCTGTAAATGCAATTGTAGTCTTCATAGGTACATACACACCTAATGCAGAGATAAGGATATTTACATTTAACATCAAGCTATGGTGGATTGCAGTATTTGTAGTGCTTAGAGACCTATTAATGCTAGATTCTGGAAACGCTGGCGGATTAATATCTCACTTAGGTGGTGCGGCTTTTGGGTTTATATATGCAAAGCAATTACTTAAAGGTAATGATATTGGATTGTGGTTTGAAAAAATAATGGATTCAGTGACAAGTTGGTTTACTAAAACACCTAAAAAAGAAAAGAAATCTCCACTACGCACGGTACATAGAACAGCAAAGAATGCAGGTTCTAAGACCAGAAGTACTGCAACTGGATCAAAATCTGAGCAGCAGCAACGCATAGATGCTATTCTAGATAAAATTAGCAAAAGTGGTTACGACAGTCTGTCTAAGGCTGAGAAAGACTTTTTATTTAAAGCCGGTAAGGAATAA
- a CDS encoding rhomboid family intramembrane serine protease, producing the protein MGRITETVKILLIVNVIFYLGSLFIIKPDPAMQLFALWFVEHPSWQVWQPLTHMFMHDMGSPMHIIFNMYALWMFGSPIENALGQKRFIFFYFSAGLGAALIHTLVNYYHFNSASDAIMALGFNASQIKEMTTSLSSLNGYVNAGKIPLELGQELYNSFYVPAVGASGAIMGLLVAFGMLFPNASLGLLFIPVPIKAKYFIPIIVGIDLFSGVTGFSIFGANIAHWAHFGGALFGFVMMFYWKKQGLGQY; encoded by the coding sequence ATGGGAAGAATAACTGAAACAGTAAAAATACTACTGATAGTTAATGTGATTTTCTATCTAGGATCTCTGTTTATTATTAAACCAGATCCAGCGATGCAACTATTTGCATTGTGGTTTGTAGAGCATCCTAGCTGGCAAGTGTGGCAACCACTTACGCATATGTTTATGCATGATATGGGGAGCCCTATGCACATAATTTTTAATATGTATGCACTTTGGATGTTTGGAAGCCCCATAGAAAATGCACTTGGACAAAAGCGATTTATATTCTTTTATTTTTCGGCAGGTCTTGGAGCAGCTCTGATACATACACTCGTCAACTATTATCATTTTAATAGCGCGAGTGATGCTATAATGGCTTTAGGTTTTAATGCAAGCCAGATAAAAGAGATGACTACTAGTTTGTCGTCTCTTAATGGATATGTAAATGCAGGGAAAATACCACTCGAATTAGGGCAGGAGTTATATAACTCATTCTATGTTCCCGCAGTAGGAGCTTCAGGTGCAATAATGGGGCTTTTGGTAGCGTTTGGGATGTTATTTCCTAATGCTTCATTGGGATTATTATTTATTCCTGTTCCTATCAAGGCAAAATACTTTATCCCTATCATTGTAGGGATAGATTTATTTTCTGGTGTAACTGGTTTCTCAATTTTTGGGGCAAACATTGCACATTGGGCTCACTTTGGAGGTGCTTTATTTGGGTTTGTAATGATGTTCTACTGGAAGAAACAAGGATTAGGTCAATATTGA